The following proteins come from a genomic window of Pseudomonas sp. WJP1:
- a CDS encoding GNAT family N-acetyltransferase, whose protein sequence is MNPAQLRRVNVESFAHYRQGLIDLLLDAVGYGASVGFMANLDATQARAYFDEVQENLNKGNVLLWVVVKDEQVQASVQLTLCQKANGLNRAEVQKLLVREHAQRRGLGQQLMAAVEQAALQHKRGMLYLDTEAGSPAEDFYKALGYTRAGEIPDYACDPSGRYKPTALYYKILQGAH, encoded by the coding sequence ATGAACCCCGCCCAACTGCGACGCGTCAACGTTGAAAGCTTTGCGCACTATCGTCAGGGATTGATTGACCTGCTGCTCGATGCCGTCGGTTATGGCGCCAGCGTCGGCTTCATGGCCAACCTTGATGCCACGCAGGCCCGCGCGTATTTCGATGAAGTTCAGGAGAACCTGAACAAGGGCAACGTGTTGTTGTGGGTGGTGGTCAAGGACGAACAAGTGCAGGCCAGCGTACAGCTGACCCTGTGCCAGAAAGCCAATGGCCTGAACCGCGCCGAGGTGCAGAAATTGCTGGTGCGCGAGCACGCGCAGCGTCGCGGCCTGGGCCAGCAATTGATGGCGGCGGTGGAGCAGGCCGCCCTGCAACACAAACGCGGCATGCTCTACCTCGATACCGAGGCCGGCTCCCCGGCTGAAGACTTCTACAAGGCGCTGGGCTACACCCGCGCCGGTGAAATCCCCGATTACGCCTGCGACCCGAGCGGCCGCTACAAGCCGACTGCCCTTTACTACAAGATTCTCCAAGGAGCCCATTGA
- a CDS encoding GNAT family N-acetyltransferase: MTYTIRDAVHADLPAIRDIYNDAVLNTTAIWNEQAVDLGNRQAWFSARQSQGYPILVIVDGENSVLGYASFGDWRPFDGFRHTVEHSVYVRSDQRGNGLGPKLMDALVERARDCGKHVMVAAIESGNAASIRLHERIGFVITGQMPQVGTKFGRWLDLTFMQLTLNPGAQPPTASKE; encoded by the coding sequence ATGACTTACACCATTCGCGATGCGGTACACGCCGACCTGCCGGCAATCCGTGACATCTACAACGACGCCGTGCTCAACACCACGGCGATCTGGAACGAACAGGCGGTCGACCTCGGCAACCGCCAGGCCTGGTTCAGCGCCCGGCAATCCCAGGGTTATCCGATCCTGGTGATCGTCGACGGCGAGAACAGCGTACTGGGCTACGCTTCGTTCGGTGACTGGCGACCGTTCGATGGTTTCCGCCACACCGTCGAGCACTCGGTCTACGTGCGCAGCGACCAGCGTGGCAATGGCCTTGGCCCGAAACTGATGGATGCCCTGGTCGAGCGCGCCAGGGACTGCGGCAAACACGTGATGGTCGCGGCCATCGAAAGTGGCAATGCCGCCTCGATTCGCCTGCATGAGCGCATCGGCTTCGTGATCACCGGGCAGATGCCTCAGGTGGGCACCAAGTTCGGTCGCTGGCTGGACCTGACCTTCATGCAACTGACCCTCAATCCTGGCGCGCAACCACCGACCGCCAGCAAGGAGTGA
- the ureC gene encoding urease subunit alpha encodes MKISRQAYADMYGPTVGDKVRLADTELWIEVEKDFTTYGEEVKFGGGKVIRDGQGQSQLLAADVVDTLITNALIIDHWGIVKADVGLKDGRIAAIGKAGNPDVQPNVNIAIGASTEVIAGEGMILTAGGIDTHIHFICPQQIEEALMSGVTTMIGGGTGPATGTNATTCTSGPWHLARMLQAADAFPMNIGLTGKGNASLPEPLIEQVKAGAIGLKLHEDWGTTPASIDNCLSVADQYDVQVAIHTDTLNESGFVETTLAAFKGRTIHTYHTEGAGGGHAPDIIKACGFTNVLPSSTNPTRPFTRNTIDEHLDMLMVCHHLDPSIAEDVAFAESRIRRETIAAEDILHDLGAFSMISSDSQAMGRVGEVITRTWQTADKMKKQRGPLPRDGEGNDNFRAKRYIAKYTINPAITHGISHEVGSIEVGKWADLVLWRPAFFGVKPTLILKGGAIAASLMGDANASIPTPQPVHYRPMFASYGGSLHATSLTFISQAAQEAGLPETLGLKKKIAVVKGCRDVQKTDLIHNDYLPSIDVDPQTYQVKADGVLLWCEPADVLPMAQRYFLF; translated from the coding sequence ATGAAGATTTCCCGTCAAGCCTACGCCGACATGTACGGCCCCACCGTCGGTGACAAGGTCCGCCTGGCCGACACCGAGCTGTGGATCGAAGTGGAAAAAGACTTCACCACCTACGGTGAAGAAGTGAAGTTCGGCGGCGGCAAAGTCATCCGCGACGGCCAGGGTCAGAGCCAGCTTTTGGCCGCCGACGTGGTCGACACCCTGATCACCAACGCACTGATCATCGACCACTGGGGCATCGTCAAGGCCGACGTCGGCCTCAAGGACGGTCGCATCGCCGCCATTGGCAAGGCCGGCAACCCGGATGTTCAGCCCAACGTGAACATCGCCATCGGCGCCAGCACCGAAGTGATCGCCGGTGAAGGCATGATCCTGACCGCCGGAGGCATCGACACCCACATCCACTTCATCTGCCCGCAGCAGATCGAAGAAGCGCTGATGAGCGGCGTCACCACCATGATCGGAGGCGGCACCGGGCCGGCCACCGGCACCAATGCCACCACCTGCACCTCCGGGCCGTGGCACCTGGCGCGCATGCTCCAGGCCGCCGACGCCTTCCCGATGAACATCGGCCTGACCGGCAAGGGCAACGCCAGTCTGCCCGAACCGCTGATCGAACAGGTCAAGGCCGGCGCCATTGGCCTCAAGCTCCACGAAGACTGGGGCACCACCCCGGCCAGCATCGACAATTGCCTGAGCGTCGCCGACCAGTACGATGTGCAGGTCGCGATCCACACCGACACCCTCAACGAATCGGGCTTCGTCGAAACCACCCTCGCCGCGTTCAAGGGCCGCACCATCCACACCTACCACACCGAAGGCGCGGGTGGCGGTCATGCCCCGGACATCATCAAGGCCTGCGGTTTTACCAACGTGCTGCCGAGTTCGACCAACCCGACCCGCCCCTTTACCCGCAACACCATCGACGAACACCTCGACATGCTGATGGTCTGCCACCACCTGGACCCGAGCATTGCCGAAGACGTGGCCTTCGCCGAAAGCCGCATTCGTCGCGAAACCATCGCGGCCGAAGACATCCTTCACGATCTCGGCGCGTTCTCGATGATCAGCTCCGACAGCCAGGCCATGGGCCGCGTCGGGGAAGTGATCACCCGCACCTGGCAAACCGCCGACAAGATGAAAAAACAGCGCGGCCCGCTGCCCCGGGACGGTGAAGGTAACGACAACTTCCGCGCCAAACGCTACATCGCCAAGTACACCATCAACCCGGCGATCACCCACGGTATCAGCCATGAAGTAGGTTCGATCGAAGTGGGCAAATGGGCGGATCTGGTGCTGTGGCGACCGGCGTTCTTCGGGGTCAAACCGACGCTGATCCTCAAGGGTGGCGCCATCGCGGCCAGTTTGATGGGCGATGCCAACGCGTCGATTCCGACACCGCAACCGGTGCATTACCGCCCGATGTTCGCCAGCTACGGTGGTTCGCTGCACGCCACCAGCCTGACATTCATCAGCCAGGCTGCGCAGGAGGCCGGCTTGCCCGAAACCCTGGGTTTGAAAAAGAAAATCGCGGTGGTCAAAGGTTGCCGTGATGTGCAGAAAACCGACCTGATTCACAACGACTACCTGCCGAGCATTGATGTCGACCCGCAGACCTATCAGGTCAAGGCCGACGGCGTGCTGCTGTGGTGTGAGCCGGCAGATGTGCTGCCGATGGCGCAACGGTACTTCCTGTTCTGA
- the urtA gene encoding urea ABC transporter substrate-binding protein, with product MKRRSLIKAFTLTASIAAMGMTWTVQAAETIKVGILHSLSGTMAISETSLKDMALMTIDEINAKGGVNGKMLEAVVVDPASNWPLFAEKGRQLLTQDKVAVVFGCWTSVSRKSVLPVFEELNGLLFYPVQYEGEEMSPNVFYTGAAPNQQAIPAVEYLMSEEGGSAKRYFLLGTDYVYPRTTNKILRSFLHSKGVADKDIEEVYTPFGHSDYQTIVANIKKFSAGGKTAVISTVNGDSNVPFYKELANQGLKATDVPVVAFSVGEEELRGIDTKPLVGNLAAWNYFESVENPANKKFVADWKAYAKNHNLPGADKAVTNDPMEATYVGIHMWAQAAEKAKSTDVDKVREALAGQTFAAPSGYTLTMDKTNHHLHKPVMIGEIQADGQFNVVWQTEGPIRAQPWSPFIPGNDKKPEYAVKSN from the coding sequence ATGAAGCGTCGCAGTTTGATCAAGGCTTTCACACTCACGGCAAGCATTGCCGCGATGGGCATGACCTGGACTGTCCAGGCCGCCGAGACCATCAAGGTCGGTATCCTGCATTCGTTGTCCGGCACCATGGCGATCTCCGAAACGTCGCTCAAGGACATGGCGCTGATGACCATCGACGAGATCAACGCCAAGGGCGGCGTGAACGGCAAGATGCTCGAAGCGGTTGTGGTGGACCCGGCGTCGAACTGGCCGCTGTTCGCTGAAAAAGGCCGGCAGTTGCTGACCCAGGACAAGGTCGCCGTGGTGTTCGGATGCTGGACCTCGGTGTCGCGCAAGTCGGTGTTGCCGGTGTTCGAAGAGCTCAATGGCCTGCTGTTCTACCCGGTGCAGTACGAAGGCGAAGAGATGTCGCCGAACGTGTTCTACACCGGTGCCGCGCCGAACCAACAGGCGATCCCCGCCGTGGAATACTTGATGAGCGAAGAAGGCGGCAGTGCCAAGCGTTACTTCCTGCTGGGCACCGACTACGTCTACCCACGCACCACCAACAAGATCCTGCGTTCGTTCCTGCACTCCAAAGGTGTGGCGGACAAGGACATCGAAGAGGTCTACACCCCGTTCGGTCACAGCGATTATCAAACCATCGTGGCCAACATCAAAAAATTCTCGGCTGGTGGCAAAACCGCCGTCATCTCCACCGTCAATGGCGACTCCAACGTGCCGTTCTATAAAGAGCTGGCCAACCAGGGTCTGAAAGCTACCGACGTTCCGGTCGTGGCGTTCTCGGTCGGTGAAGAGGAGTTGCGCGGCATCGACACCAAGCCGCTGGTGGGCAACCTCGCAGCATGGAACTACTTCGAGTCGGTGGAGAACCCGGCCAACAAGAAATTCGTTGCCGACTGGAAAGCCTACGCGAAGAACCACAACCTGCCGGGCGCCGACAAGGCCGTGACCAACGACCCGATGGAAGCCACTTACGTCGGCATCCACATGTGGGCGCAGGCGGCTGAAAAAGCCAAGTCCACCGACGTCGACAAGGTCCGCGAAGCCCTGGCTGGCCAGACCTTTGCCGCGCCGTCCGGTTACACCCTGACCATGGACAAGACCAACCACCACCTGCACAAGCCGGTGATGATCGGCGAGATCCAGGCCGACGGTCAGTTCAACGTGGTGTGGCAGACCGAAGGACCAATCCGCGCCCAGCCGTGGAGCCCGTTCATCCCGGGCAACGACAAGAAGCCGGAGTATGCGGTGAAGAGCAACTGA
- the urtE gene encoding urea ABC transporter ATP-binding subunit UrtE: protein MLQVDKLHQYYGGSHILRGLTFDVKVGEVTCLLGRNGVGKTTLLKCLMGLLPAKEGMVNWEGKPITTFKPHQRVHAGIAYVPQGREIFGRLTVEENLLMGLSRFPGSEAKEVPAFIYELFPVLLQMKQRRGGDLSGGQQQQLAIGRALASRPRLLILDEPTEGIQPSVIKEIGAVIKKLAARGDMAILLVEQFYDFAAELADQYLVMSRGEIVQQGRGENMEAEGVRGLVTI from the coding sequence ATGCTGCAAGTCGACAAGCTGCACCAGTACTACGGCGGTAGCCACATCCTGCGCGGCCTGACGTTTGACGTGAAGGTTGGCGAAGTCACCTGCCTGCTCGGCCGTAACGGCGTGGGCAAGACCACACTGCTCAAGTGCCTGATGGGCCTGCTGCCCGCCAAAGAAGGCATGGTCAATTGGGAGGGTAAGCCGATCACCACGTTCAAGCCGCACCAGCGGGTGCATGCCGGTATCGCCTACGTGCCCCAGGGCCGGGAAATCTTCGGCCGCCTGACCGTGGAGGAAAACCTGCTGATGGGCCTGTCACGATTCCCGGGCTCCGAGGCGAAGGAAGTCCCGGCGTTCATCTACGAACTGTTTCCGGTGCTGCTGCAGATGAAGCAACGGCGCGGCGGTGACTTGTCCGGTGGCCAACAGCAGCAGCTTGCAATCGGCAGAGCCCTGGCCAGCCGTCCACGGTTGCTGATCCTCGATGAACCCACCGAAGGCATCCAGCCGTCGGTGATCAAGGAGATCGGCGCTGTGATCAAGAAACTCGCGGCGCGCGGCGACATGGCGATTCTGCTGGTAGAGCAGTTCTACGACTTCGCCGCCGAACTGGCCGATCAGTACCTGGTGATGTCCCGTGGCGAGATCGTGCAGCAGGGCCGTGGAGAAAACATGGAAGCCGAAGGTGTACGCGGTCTGGTAACGATCTAA
- the urtC gene encoding urea ABC transporter permease subunit UrtC, protein MNQPLMLTASQKAGPKVTIAVGAVILALLLALPLLSLLSPDSVFHVSAYTLTLVGKILCYAIVALALDLVWGYAGLLSLGHGLFFALGGYAMGMYLMRQASGDGLPAFMTFLSWTELPWYWAGTSSFLWALCLVVLAPGLLALVFGFFAFRSRIKGVYFSIMTQALTFAGMLLFFRNETGFGGNNGFTNFRTILGFGITEPGTRAVLFFATVLLLVASLYIGWRLAQSKFGRVLTALRDAENRLMFCGYDPRGFKLFVWVLSAVLCGLAGALYVPQVGIINPSEMSPTNSIEAAVWVALGGRGTLIGPLLGAGVVNGMKSWFTVAFPEYWLFFLGALFIVVTLYLPKGVIGLLKKRGEQ, encoded by the coding sequence ATGAACCAGCCCCTGATGCTCACGGCCAGCCAAAAGGCCGGCCCCAAAGTCACGATTGCCGTCGGTGCGGTGATCCTTGCCTTACTGTTGGCGTTGCCATTGCTGTCGTTGTTGTCGCCGGACAGCGTCTTCCATGTCTCGGCCTACACGCTGACGTTGGTGGGCAAGATTCTGTGCTACGCCATCGTCGCCCTGGCGCTGGATCTGGTCTGGGGTTATGCCGGCCTGTTGTCCCTCGGCCATGGCCTGTTCTTCGCCCTCGGCGGTTACGCCATGGGCATGTACCTGATGCGCCAGGCCTCGGGCGATGGCTTGCCGGCCTTCATGACGTTCCTGTCGTGGACCGAATTGCCCTGGTACTGGGCCGGCACCAGCAGCTTCCTCTGGGCCCTGTGCCTGGTGGTGCTGGCGCCGGGATTGCTGGCGTTGGTGTTCGGCTTCTTCGCCTTCCGCTCGCGGATCAAGGGCGTGTATTTCTCGATCATGACCCAGGCTCTGACCTTCGCCGGCATGCTCCTGTTTTTTCGCAACGAAACCGGTTTTGGCGGCAACAACGGCTTCACCAACTTCCGCACCATACTTGGCTTTGGCATCACGGAACCGGGCACCCGGGCGGTGCTGTTTTTCGCCACGGTGCTGCTGCTGGTGGCGAGCCTGTACATCGGCTGGCGCCTGGCGCAGAGCAAGTTCGGCCGAGTGCTGACCGCACTGCGCGATGCCGAAAACCGCTTGATGTTCTGCGGCTACGACCCGCGCGGATTCAAACTGTTCGTGTGGGTGTTGAGCGCGGTGTTGTGCGGCCTGGCCGGTGCGTTGTACGTGCCGCAGGTGGGCATCATCAACCCGAGTGAAATGTCGCCGACCAACTCGATCGAAGCAGCGGTCTGGGTGGCCCTCGGTGGTCGCGGTACCTTGATCGGCCCACTGCTTGGCGCAGGCGTGGTCAATGGCATGAAGAGCTGGTTCACCGTGGCGTTCCCGGAGTACTGGCTGTTTTTCCTCGGTGCGCTGTTCATCGTCGTGACCCTGTATCTGCCCAAGGGCGTGATCGGTTTGCTGAAGAAAAGAGGTGAACAATGA
- the ureA gene encoding urease subunit gamma, whose product MDLTPREKDKLLIFTAGLVAERRLARGVKLNYPEAMAYISAALLEGARDGQTVAELMHYGTTLLSREQVMEGIPEMIPEIQVEATFPDGTKLVTVHQPIA is encoded by the coding sequence ATGGACCTGACCCCACGTGAAAAAGACAAGCTGCTGATCTTCACCGCCGGCCTCGTCGCCGAGCGGCGTTTGGCCCGTGGTGTGAAACTCAACTACCCGGAAGCCATGGCCTACATTTCCGCCGCGCTGCTCGAAGGCGCCCGCGACGGCCAGACCGTGGCCGAGCTGATGCACTACGGCACCACCCTGCTCAGCCGCGAACAAGTGATGGAAGGCATCCCGGAAATGATCCCGGAGATCCAGGTCGAAGCGACCTTTCCCGACGGCACCAAACTGGTCACCGTCCACCAACCGATCGCCTGA
- a CDS encoding urease accessory protein UreD: protein MNLPLPTALFTPSWHAELELGYARFGDSTRPVQRRHKGPLRVQKHLYAEGPEVCQHIIVHPPGGIAGGDRLDISASVGHEAWAQITSPGAAKWYRAAAPAYQKLELNVAHGATLEWLPQETIIFSDARAELSTSIDLQGDARLFYWDVVALGRPASGERFDHGHFQAQLDIRRDGQLLWHERQRIVGKDGLLDSPIGLDGQPVFATLLVTGEIDSPLLEQCRSLPHDVRGDLTQLPGLLVARCLASEALLARGWLIELWRLLRPALLGREAVPPRIWST from the coding sequence ATGAATTTACCTCTTCCCACTGCCCTGTTTACCCCGAGCTGGCATGCCGAACTGGAACTGGGCTACGCCCGATTCGGCGACAGCACGCGCCCGGTCCAGCGACGACACAAAGGCCCGCTGCGGGTGCAGAAGCACCTGTATGCAGAAGGGCCCGAGGTGTGCCAGCACATCATCGTGCATCCGCCAGGCGGGATTGCCGGCGGTGACCGGCTGGACATCAGCGCCAGCGTCGGCCACGAGGCGTGGGCGCAAATCACCAGCCCCGGCGCCGCCAAGTGGTATCGCGCGGCCGCGCCGGCTTATCAGAAACTCGAGCTGAACGTGGCCCACGGCGCGACACTGGAGTGGCTGCCGCAGGAGACGATCATCTTCAGCGATGCCCGCGCCGAGCTCAGCACGTCCATCGATCTGCAAGGCGATGCACGACTGTTCTACTGGGACGTGGTGGCGCTGGGTCGTCCGGCCAGTGGCGAGCGTTTCGACCACGGGCATTTCCAGGCGCAACTGGATATTCGTCGTGATGGACAGTTGCTCTGGCATGAGCGCCAGCGCATCGTCGGTAAAGACGGTTTGCTCGATTCGCCCATTGGGCTGGACGGGCAACCGGTGTTCGCCACGTTGCTGGTCACTGGCGAGATTGATAGCCCATTGCTGGAGCAGTGCCGTTCGCTGCCCCATGACGTGCGCGGGGATTTGACTCAGTTGCCGGGGCTGCTCGTGGCCCGCTGCCTGGCCAGCGAGGCGCTGCTGGCGCGCGGCTGGTTGATTGAATTATGGCGATTGCTCAGGCCTGCATTGCTTGGCCGCGAAGCCGTCCCACCGAGAATATGGAGCACCTGA
- a CDS encoding urease subunit beta, whose product MIPGEYQIQPGDIELNVDRRTVSLKVANSGDRPIQVGSHYHFFETNDALSFDRAASRGMRLNIPAGTAVRFEPGQSREVELVDLAGHRRVFGFAGRIMGGLD is encoded by the coding sequence ATGATTCCCGGTGAATACCAGATCCAGCCCGGCGACATCGAACTCAACGTTGATCGTCGCACTGTCAGCTTGAAAGTGGCCAACAGCGGCGACCGGCCGATCCAGGTCGGCTCGCATTACCACTTTTTCGAAACCAACGACGCCCTGAGCTTCGACCGCGCCGCCAGCCGCGGCATGCGCCTGAACATCCCCGCCGGCACCGCCGTGCGTTTCGAACCGGGGCAGAGTCGCGAGGTCGAGCTTGTCGACCTGGCCGGGCATCGCCGGGTATTCGGGTTTGCCGGCAGGATCATGGGTGGCCTTGATTGA
- the urtB gene encoding urea ABC transporter permease subunit UrtB, which produces MPTAIYRFILAIALLLPMATYASDAEDFVAANPVQQAKLLEAWAAQPDPARIDLINALQQGELTVDGQPKTLRLNNRLRGLIDTALASHQLLAADARTRLGAAQQLQKSAKPAQLKFLDQQLAGEKDESVHAALSLALANLQLVDSDPAVRLAAVRLLGETGDPLARTRLESLLEPGVEADANVRTAAETSLAQVKRKLLVGEMLGQAFSGMSLGSILLLAALGLAITFGLLGVINMAHGEMLMLGAYSTYVVQLMFQRFAPHAIEFYPLIALPVAFFVTAGIGMALERTVIRHLYGRPLETLLATWGISLMLIQLVRLVFGAQNVEVANPAWLSGGIQVLPNLVLPYNRIVIIAFALFVVVLTWLLLNKTRLGLNVRAVTQNRNMAACCGVPTGRVDMLAFGLGSGIAGLGGVALSQIGNVGPDLGQSYIIDSFLVVVLGGVGQLAGSVLAAFGLGIANKILEPQIGAVLGKILILALIILFIQKRPQGLFALKGRVID; this is translated from the coding sequence ATGCCCACTGCCATTTATCGCTTCATTCTCGCCATCGCACTTCTGTTGCCGATGGCCACTTACGCCAGCGACGCCGAAGACTTCGTCGCCGCCAATCCCGTGCAGCAGGCCAAACTGCTCGAAGCATGGGCCGCGCAGCCTGACCCTGCGCGCATCGATCTGATCAACGCCCTGCAACAAGGCGAACTGACGGTCGATGGCCAGCCGAAAACCCTGCGCCTGAATAACCGCCTGCGGGGTCTGATCGACACCGCCCTGGCCAGCCACCAATTGCTCGCCGCCGACGCCAGAACCCGTCTGGGCGCCGCGCAGCAATTGCAGAAAAGCGCCAAACCCGCGCAGCTGAAATTCCTCGACCAGCAACTGGCTGGCGAAAAAGATGAAAGCGTTCACGCCGCGCTCAGCCTGGCCCTGGCCAACCTGCAACTGGTGGACAGCGATCCGGCCGTGCGCCTCGCCGCTGTGCGCCTGCTCGGGGAAACCGGTGATCCCCTGGCCCGCACTCGCCTGGAAAGTCTGCTGGAGCCGGGTGTAGAAGCCGATGCCAACGTGCGCACGGCTGCCGAAACCAGCCTGGCCCAGGTCAAACGCAAACTGCTGGTCGGCGAAATGCTCGGCCAGGCCTTCAGCGGCATGTCACTCGGCTCGATCCTGCTGCTCGCCGCCCTGGGTCTGGCGATCACCTTCGGCCTGCTCGGCGTGATCAACATGGCCCACGGCGAAATGTTGATGCTCGGAGCGTACTCGACCTACGTCGTGCAGCTGATGTTCCAGCGCTTCGCCCCGCACGCCATCGAGTTCTATCCGTTGATCGCGCTGCCGGTGGCATTTTTCGTCACGGCCGGGATCGGCATGGCACTGGAGCGCACCGTGATTCGCCACCTCTACGGTCGCCCGTTGGAAACCCTGCTCGCCACCTGGGGCATCAGCCTGATGCTGATCCAGTTGGTGCGCCTGGTGTTCGGCGCGCAAAACGTCGAGGTGGCCAACCCGGCGTGGTTGTCCGGCGGAATTCAGGTGTTGCCCAATCTTGTGCTGCCCTACAACCGCATCGTGATCATCGCGTTCGCACTGTTTGTGGTGGTGCTCACCTGGCTGCTGCTGAACAAGACCCGCCTGGGTCTGAACGTGCGCGCCGTCACCCAGAACCGCAACATGGCGGCCTGCTGCGGCGTGCCTACCGGGCGCGTGGACATGCTCGCCTTCGGCCTCGGCTCGGGCATTGCCGGCCTTGGCGGCGTGGCGCTGAGCCAGATCGGCAACGTCGGCCCGGACCTCGGCCAGAGCTACATCATCGACTCGTTCCTGGTGGTGGTGCTCGGCGGTGTCGGGCAACTGGCCGGTAGCGTGTTGGCCGCGTTCGGGCTGGGTATCGCCAACAAGATTCTCGAACCGCAAATCGGTGCCGTGCTCGGCAAGATCCTCATCCTCGCGCTGATCATTCTGTTCATCCAGAAACGTCCGCAAGGCCTCTTCGCACTGAAAGGACGGGTGATCGACTGA
- the urtD gene encoding urea ABC transporter ATP-binding protein UrtD yields MRVTASAEFMLEPAFFPPLEPNRDAGSSRDAIGLGQRAGKGLNTRHGTILTLEDISVSFDGFKALNDLNLYIGVGELRCIIGPNGAGKTTLMDVITGKTRPTHGKAWFGETLDLTQMSEVQIAQAGIGRKFQKPTVFEALSVFENLELAQKTDKSVWASLRARLSGEQKDRIAEVLETIRLTASVNRPAGLLSHGQKQFLEIGMLLMQDPQLLLLDEPVAGMTDAETEFTAELFKTLAGKHSLMVVEHDMGFVGSIADHVTVLHQGSVLAEGSLEQVQDNERVIDVYLGR; encoded by the coding sequence ATGAGAGTCACTGCAAGCGCTGAATTCATGCTCGAACCGGCGTTTTTCCCGCCCCTGGAACCGAACAGGGATGCCGGTAGCAGCCGCGATGCCATCGGCCTCGGCCAGCGTGCCGGCAAAGGCCTGAACACCCGCCACGGCACCATCCTGACCCTGGAAGACATCAGCGTAAGCTTCGATGGCTTCAAGGCGTTGAACGACTTGAACCTGTACATCGGGGTCGGCGAGTTGCGCTGCATCATCGGCCCCAACGGCGCGGGCAAGACCACGCTCATGGACGTGATCACCGGCAAGACCCGCCCCACCCACGGCAAGGCCTGGTTCGGCGAGACACTGGACCTTACACAAATGAGCGAAGTGCAGATTGCCCAGGCCGGCATTGGCCGCAAGTTCCAGAAACCGACCGTATTCGAAGCCTTGAGTGTGTTCGAGAACCTGGAGCTGGCACAGAAAACCGACAAATCGGTATGGGCCAGTCTGCGGGCGCGCTTGAGCGGCGAGCAGAAAGACCGTATCGCCGAGGTGCTCGAGACCATTCGCCTGACCGCTTCGGTCAATCGTCCCGCCGGCTTGCTGTCCCACGGCCAGAAGCAGTTCCTGGAAATCGGCATGCTGTTGATGCAAGACCCGCAATTGCTGCTGCTCGACGAACCGGTGGCCGGCATGACCGACGCCGAAACCGAATTCACCGCCGAACTCTTCAAGACCCTGGCCGGCAAGCATTCGCTGATGGTGGTGGAACACGACATGGGCTTCGTCGGTTCGATCGCCGACCACGTCACCGTTTTGCATCAGGGCAGCGTGCTGGCCGAAGGGTCGCTGGAGCAGGTGCAGGACAACGAACGGGTGATCGACGTCTACCTGGGACGCTAA